In a single window of the Nicotiana tomentosiformis chromosome 8, ASM39032v3, whole genome shotgun sequence genome:
- the LOC104098195 gene encoding pathogen-associated molecular patterns-induced protein A70-like: protein MFDDSVSTVYSSIWTSMNSWFTPTVLFVLLNLMIGTIAFTSSLANQKPNHPPKQEQQQEEQEYSQNHPQQPSKLIRSPSILQRIKSLNFYNNRSQEPVKDYNFDDTHNQETTFEPQTHYIFEPAPEHTTVVPESTQYIFNQSHQENAQKTQTQYDFQQTHLENLPDTQTQYLFQHTPDQELKNMDQDFHFQQTHQENIQEKSARYIIQHIHEQKLDNTDTHFDFQQTHEENEVEEEEEEGELKSLDEVYNQLKERHVSRSRSDTNPSAGEAPIKLPTKMKKSASMKSPFAHFEEEAIVEARRPATTRERNVKTSDGDINEVDAKADDFINKFKQQLKLQRLDSILRYKEMIGRGS from the coding sequence ATGTTTGATGACTCTGTATCTACTGTTTATTCTTCAATATGGACATCCATGAATAGCTGGTTCACTCCCACTGTCCTTTTTGTTCTTCTCAATCTCATGATTGGTACCATTGCTTTTACTTCTTCCTTAGCTAACCAAAAGCCAAATCACCCTCCcaaacaagaacaacaacaagaagaacaagaataCTCACAAAATCACCCACAACAACCCTCTAAACTCATTAGATCTCCTTCTATTCTTCAACGCATCAaatctttaaatttctacaacaatagATCTCAAGAACCTGTTAAAGATTACAACTTTGACGATACCCATAATCAAGAAACCACCTTTGAACCACAAACACATTACATTTTCGAACCAGCTCCAGAACATACTACCGTAGTACCAGAATCTACCCAGTATATTTTCAATCAATCCCATCAAGAAAATGCTCAAAAAACACAAACCCAGTACGATTTCCAGCAAACCCATCTAGAAAATCTCCCAGATACACAAACCCAGTACCTTTTTCAACACACCCCCGACCAAGAACTCAAAAATATGGATCAAGATTTCCACTTTCAGCAAACCCATCAAgaaaatattcaagaaaaatCGGCCCGTTACATTATTCAACACATCCATGAACAAAAACTTGATAATACAGATACCCATTTCGATTTTCAGCAAACCCATGAAGAAAATGAggtagaagaagaggaagaagaaggtgAGCTAAAGAGCTTGGATGAAGTATACAATCAGTTAAAGGAACGTCACGTGAGCAGGAGCAGATCAGATACAAATCCATCGGCCGGTGAAGCTCCGATAAAGTTGCCGACGAAGATGAAGAAATCAGCAAGCATGAAATCGCCATTTGCGCATTTTGAAGAGGAGGCTATTGTTGAAGCTCGCCGGCCGGCCACTACAAGGGAGAGAAATGTCAAGACAAGCGACGGAGACATTAATGAAGTAGATGCTAAAGCAGATGATTTCATCAACAAGTTCAAGCAACAGTTGAAGTTACAGAGGTTGGATTCAATTCTCAGGTACAAGGAGATGATTGGTAGAGGGAGCTAA